TCAGCGGAGAGACTCTCTCGCTCTCTCATTCGTAGGCGTCTTGGGTTAACAGCCTGACGGGAACAGATTCTCCAAACGATACGGCTTGAAAGGCCCACTGGCGAAAGGCTTTTCTGACCTTCGTTTGCCTCAGCAGACCCTGCTAGGATCGTGCTACAATACCACCAATTTGGTACCCTGCGTAGATTCCTCTGCGACGCACACGACGCTGACACCTTGTTCTCGATAGACATCCATGGCCAAGAAATCGACCAAGACAAAAGACTCCACCCCCAAGACTCCCAAGCCCCAGAAGAAAGAAACCAAAGCGAAGAAGTCCTTCGAACAAACCCTTTGGGACACCGCCGACAAGCTACGCGGCACGGTCGAGTCTTCCGAGTACAAGCATGTCGTGCTCTCGCTGATCTTTTTGAAATTCGTCAGCGACCGGTTCGAGAAACGTCGGGCCGAATTGGTCGCCGAAGGCAAAGCCAACTACGTCGACATGGTCGAGTTCTACACCATGCAGAACGTCTTCTACCTGCCGGAAGACTCGCGCTGGTCGACCATCGTTAAACAGGCCAAGCAAGACGACATCGCCGTTCGCATCGACACGGCCCTGCATGCGGTCGAAAAGAGCAATCCTTCCCTCAAGGGAGCCCTGCCGGATAACTATTTCTCGCGGATGGGGATCGACGTGGCCAAGCTCGCGGCCCTGATCGACAGCATCAACAACATCGACACGGTGGCCGACGAGCAGGAAGAATCGGAACAAGATATCGTTGGGCGGGTCTACGAGTACTTTCTGGGCAAGTTCGCCGCGACCGAAGGAAAAGGTGGGGGCGAGTTCTATACGCCCAAGTGCGTGGTCAATCTGTTGGCCGAAATGATCGAGCCTTACAGCGGCAAGATCTACGACCCTTGCTGCGGCAGTGGCGGCATGTTTGTGCAGTCGGTGAAGTTTATCACCAGCCACAGCGGCAACCAGAAAGACATCTCCATCTATGGGCAGGAGCAAACCAGCACGACGTACAAGCTGGCCAAAATGAACCTGGCCATTCGCGGCATCTCGGCCAACCTGGGGGAAGTCCCGGCCGATACCTTTTTCAAGGATCAGCATCCTGACTTGAAGGCCGACTATATCCTGGCCAATCCGCCGTTCAACTTGAAAGCGTGGCGCGGCGCGGACGAGCTGACCGACGATCCGCGCTGGAGCGGTTACGACGTGCCACCAGCCGGCAATGCCAACTACGGCTGGATCCTGCACATGATCAGTAAGCTGTCCGAAAGTGGCGTGGCGGGGTTTGTGCTGGCCAATGGTTCGATGTCGACCAGCACCAGCGGAGAAGGGGCCATTCGGCAGAAGATCATCGAAAACGATTTGGTCGATTGCATGATCGCGCTGCCGGGGCAGCTGTTTTACACGACGCAGATCCCGGTCTGCCTCTGGTTTTTA
The window above is part of the Bremerella sp. JC817 genome. Proteins encoded here:
- a CDS encoding class I SAM-dependent DNA methyltransferase, translated to MAKKSTKTKDSTPKTPKPQKKETKAKKSFEQTLWDTADKLRGTVESSEYKHVVLSLIFLKFVSDRFEKRRAELVAEGKANYVDMVEFYTMQNVFYLPEDSRWSTIVKQAKQDDIAVRIDTALHAVEKSNPSLKGALPDNYFSRMGIDVAKLAALIDSINNIDTVADEQEESEQDIVGRVYEYFLGKFAATEGKGGGEFYTPKCVVNLLAEMIEPYSGKIYDPCCGSGGMFVQSVKFITSHSGNQKDISIYGQEQTSTTYKLAKMNLAIRGISANLGEVPADTFFKDQHPDLKADYILANPPFNLKAWRGADELTDDPRWSGYDVPPAGNANYGWILHMISKLSESGVAGFVLANGSMSTSTSGEGAIRQKIIENDLVDCMIALPGQLFYTTQIPVCLWFLTKSKSARQVKGHSELNQRDRVGETLFIDARNHGTMVDRTHKELTEADIAEIARTYHAWRGESKDGAYQDQPGFCKSATLADIQANDYVLTPGRYVGAAAIEDDGIPFETKMNDLTATLYQQMEEAKKLDKAIRKNLEALGYGK